A genomic region of Jeotgalibaca ciconiae contains the following coding sequences:
- the infC gene encoding translation initiation factor IF-3 produces MTIAKDMMVNDGIRARELRVIGSDGEQLGVKTKAEALKLAEAANLDLVLVSPNANPPVARIMDHGKFRFEQQKREREARKNQKVVNIKEVRLSPSIDENDFQTKLRNARKFLEKGDKVKASIRFRGRAITHKEIGQKVLDRLSSELSDVSTIESHPRMDGRSMFLMLAPKAEK; encoded by the coding sequence ATGACCATAGCTAAAGATATGATGGTAAATGACGGCATCCGTGCTCGTGAACTGCGAGTAATCGGTAGTGATGGTGAACAATTAGGAGTGAAAACAAAAGCGGAAGCTTTGAAATTAGCTGAAGCAGCAAACTTAGATCTCGTATTAGTATCACCGAATGCAAACCCGCCAGTAGCCCGTATTATGGATCACGGGAAATTCCGTTTCGAACAACAAAAACGTGAACGCGAAGCTCGTAAAAACCAAAAAGTGGTCAACATCAAAGAAGTGCGACTAAGTCCTTCCATCGATGAGAATGATTTCCAAACAAAATTACGTAATGCACGTAAATTTTTGGAAAAAGGTGATAAAGTAAAAGCATCGATTCGTTTTAGAGGACGTGCGATTACCCATAAAGAAATTGGACAAAAAGTCCTAGATCGCCTGTCATCTGAATTATCAGATGTTTCTACAATCGAATCCCATCCTCGTATGGACGGCAGAAGCATGTTCTTGATGCTGGCTCCAAAAGCAGAGAAGTAA
- the rpmI gene encoding 50S ribosomal protein L35, producing MPKQKTHRGSAKRFKRTGNGGLKRYSAFTSHRFHGKTKKQRRQLRRPSMVHASDMKRISQQLSQMK from the coding sequence ATGCCAAAACAAAAAACACACCGTGGCTCAGCTAAACGTTTTAAGAGAACTGGTAACGGCGGACTAAAACGCTATAGCGCGTTTACAAGCCACAGATTCCACGGAAAAACTAAGAAACAAAGACGTCAACTACGTCGCCCATCAATGGTACATGCGTCTGATATGAAACGTATCAGCCAACAATTGTCCCAAATGAAATAA
- a CDS encoding amidohydrolase, with protein sequence MLREKLMNLLNEREEEMIALRRYFHENPETSHQEYKTADKIADFYAGKDVKVERNVGNGLGIVVTIQGNKPGKKIGLRADFDALPIMEETGLPFASQNPGVMHACGHDGHTAYLMILADCLIQLKEEWSGTVKIVHQHAEEVPPSGGKSIAESGVLEDLDEIYGIHFFPDFELGEINYTSGWAFAGCSDLTIKIQGKGGHGSMPHLSNDAIVAASSLVMNLQTIVSRRINPYDMAVVTIGSFEGVGASNVIKDNLILRGDARYMDMEVGKKIEKEIRNLLRGLEESFGVETEMEYLWDYPPVYNHPEQTEKAVRALEKFGIGEYMEKAVAGPASNGAEDFGQYLLKIPGAFMNVGCKPDAEECYMNHHPKFDINEKALIIAAKAVGDITLTALEEQ encoded by the coding sequence ATGTTGCGAGAAAAACTAATGAATTTGTTAAATGAACGAGAAGAGGAAATGATTGCTTTGCGCCGTTATTTCCATGAAAATCCTGAAACTTCCCATCAAGAATACAAGACAGCTGATAAAATTGCTGATTTTTATGCCGGAAAAGATGTCAAAGTAGAACGTAACGTTGGAAACGGTTTGGGAATTGTAGTAACAATTCAAGGAAATAAGCCAGGTAAAAAAATTGGCTTACGAGCTGATTTTGATGCATTGCCGATCATGGAAGAGACTGGTTTACCATTCGCTTCCCAAAATCCGGGCGTAATGCATGCATGTGGTCATGACGGACACACGGCGTATCTAATGATTTTAGCGGATTGTCTTATCCAATTAAAAGAAGAATGGTCTGGAACTGTTAAAATTGTTCATCAACATGCAGAAGAAGTGCCTCCTTCCGGTGGAAAAAGCATCGCTGAATCCGGTGTTTTGGAGGATTTGGATGAGATTTATGGCATTCATTTCTTCCCTGATTTTGAATTGGGAGAAATAAACTATACGAGCGGCTGGGCATTTGCTGGTTGTAGTGATTTGACAATTAAAATCCAAGGAAAAGGCGGCCATGGTTCTATGCCTCATTTAAGCAATGATGCTATTGTAGCGGCCTCTTCCTTAGTAATGAACTTACAAACAATTGTGTCTCGTCGTATCAATCCTTATGATATGGCAGTTGTGACGATTGGATCTTTTGAAGGTGTAGGGGCAAGTAACGTTATTAAGGACAACTTAATATTGCGGGGAGATGCCCGTTATATGGATATGGAAGTCGGCAAAAAAATTGAAAAAGAAATCCGTAATCTTCTTCGTGGATTGGAAGAAAGCTTTGGAGTGGAAACAGAAATGGAATACCTCTGGGATTACCCACCTGTATACAACCATCCAGAACAAACAGAAAAAGCAGTTCGAGCGCTGGAAAAATTCGGTATAGGGGAATACATGGAAAAAGCTGTCGCTGGGCCTGCTTCAAACGGCGCAGAAGATTTCGGCCAATATTTATTAAAAATTCCGGGAGCTTTTATGAACGTTGGCTGCAAACCAGATGCAGAAGAATGCTATATGAATCATCATCCAAAATTTGATATAAATGAAAAAGCATTGATTATTGCTGCCAAAGCTGTTGGAGATATTACTTTGACTGCTTTAGAAGAACAGTAG
- a CDS encoding NAD-dependent succinate-semialdehyde dehydrogenase: MTKERSKLPNVRTELFIDGKWKDGSEERVAVVNPATGEELVKIAQANKEDTKRAIEAAKVAFPIWAGMELAERVKILHRIGDLIEENADRLALIMTLEQGKPLAEAKAEVQTNIENMHWNAEEARRVYGETIPAPNNHKFEVKKQPVGVVGAITPWNFPSNMIIRKIAPAISAGCTVVLKPASSTPLSAIALFELFEEAGLPAGVANLVMGSASEIGETLTESKDVRKLTFTGSTKVGQLLYEQSGKTLKKISLELGGHAPYIVFADAAIDEAVDTLIKMKFRNNGQACTSPNRIFVEESIKEKFTEKVLKAVQNVTVGSGQEEVDAGPLINEEARETIDAQLRDATEKGAKILFGGSRMDEGEYKNGFFYQPTVVDGITRDMDIFYEETFGPVIPLLSFNDEDKVIEMANDSNFGLASYFFTSDLRRAEKVSSALEYGLVGVNNSGVSQSETPFGGVKFSGLGRENGRQGIEEFLEIKFVHTSYL, from the coding sequence ATGACGAAGGAAAGAAGTAAATTGCCAAATGTCCGTACTGAACTTTTTATTGATGGAAAGTGGAAAGATGGTTCCGAAGAGCGTGTTGCGGTTGTCAATCCAGCTACAGGAGAAGAACTTGTTAAAATAGCACAAGCCAATAAAGAAGATACAAAACGGGCCATTGAAGCTGCAAAAGTTGCTTTTCCAATTTGGGCGGGGATGGAATTAGCAGAGCGAGTGAAGATTTTGCATCGAATCGGTGATTTGATTGAGGAAAATGCTGATCGTCTTGCTTTAATCATGACCCTTGAGCAAGGGAAACCTTTAGCAGAAGCGAAGGCAGAAGTTCAAACAAACATCGAAAATATGCATTGGAATGCAGAAGAAGCTCGTAGAGTTTATGGAGAAACCATTCCGGCGCCAAATAATCATAAATTCGAAGTGAAAAAACAACCGGTAGGCGTTGTTGGTGCTATCACACCTTGGAACTTTCCGTCAAATATGATTATTCGTAAAATCGCCCCAGCGATTTCTGCAGGCTGCACGGTTGTTTTAAAACCAGCTAGCAGTACACCGTTATCTGCCATTGCGTTGTTCGAATTATTCGAAGAAGCAGGGTTGCCTGCAGGAGTGGCAAATTTAGTAATGGGATCCGCAAGCGAAATCGGAGAAACATTAACCGAAAGCAAAGATGTAAGGAAGTTAACTTTTACGGGCTCTACGAAAGTAGGACAATTATTATATGAACAATCTGGGAAAACATTGAAGAAAATTTCTTTAGAGTTAGGCGGACATGCACCGTATATCGTTTTTGCAGATGCAGCGATTGATGAAGCTGTTGATACATTGATCAAAATGAAATTTAGGAATAACGGACAAGCGTGTACTTCTCCAAATCGTATTTTTGTAGAAGAATCAATCAAAGAAAAATTTACAGAAAAAGTATTGAAAGCAGTCCAAAACGTAACGGTAGGAAGTGGACAAGAGGAAGTAGATGCCGGCCCACTAATCAATGAAGAGGCAAGAGAAACCATCGATGCGCAACTAAGGGATGCAACTGAAAAGGGAGCGAAGATTCTATTTGGCGGAAGCCGAATGGATGAAGGTGAATACAAAAATGGATTTTTCTATCAGCCAACTGTTGTGGATGGCATCACGCGTGACATGGATATTTTTTACGAGGAGACATTTGGACCGGTTATCCCGCTCTTATCATTCAACGACGAAGATAAAGTGATTGAAATGGCAAATGACTCCAATTTCGGATTAGCATCTTATTTCTTTACATCCGATTTAAGACGAGCTGAAAAAGTTTCCTCTGCCTTGGAATATGGGTTAGTAGGCGTAAACAATTCTGGCGTCTCTCAATCAGAAACGCCATTCGGCGGCGTGAAATTTTCGGGATTAGGTCGAGAAAATGGCCGGCAAGGGATTGAAGAGTTTCTAGAAATAAAATTTGTACATACAAGCTATTTGTAA
- the rplT gene encoding 50S ribosomal protein L20 gives MPRVKGGTVTRQRRKKVLKLAKGYYGSKHTLFKTAKQQVMKSHMYAYRDRRQKKRNFRKLWIARINAAARMNGLSYSKLIHGLKVSGNEMNRKMLADLAVNDPAAFTAIADQAKAALNN, from the coding sequence ATGCCACGTGTAAAAGGTGGAACAGTAACACGCCAACGTCGTAAAAAAGTATTGAAATTGGCTAAAGGTTATTATGGTTCAAAACATACATTATTCAAAACAGCTAAACAACAAGTAATGAAATCTCATATGTACGCATATAGAGACCGTCGTCAGAAAAAACGTAACTTCCGTAAACTATGGATTGCTCGTATCAACGCAGCAGCTCGTATGAATGGTCTAAGCTACAGCAAACTAATTCACGGTTTGAAAGTTTCTGGTAACGAAATGAACCGTAAAATGTTAGCAGATCTTGCTGTTAATGATCCTGCAGCTTTCACTGCAATTGCAGACCAAGCTAAAGCAGCATTGAATAACTAA